The following proteins come from a genomic window of Fontisubflavum oceani:
- the trpS gene encoding tryptophan--tRNA ligase: MSTSSFTPRVFSGIKPSGDLHLGNYLGAIKHFVEMQEAGSHETVYCMVDLHAITVWQDPADLQRSTRELCAGFIASGVDPEKSILINQSQVPEHAQLAWVFNCVARMGWMGRMTQWKDKAGKNAEAASLGLFAYPALMAADILVYHATHVPVGEDQKQHLELTRDIATKFNHDFGVDFFPITEPVIEGAATRVMSLRDGSKKMSKSAGADASCIYMTDDADAIAKKIRKAKTDPDPLPDNMDGLAERAEARNLVNIYAALAEIEPQAVLDMHAGSLFGHFKAALADVAVAKLSPIAREMARLMDDPAEIDRILGRGAERAREITVPILEQTYDIVGMIRS; this comes from the coding sequence ATGTCCACATCATCTTTCACACCGCGGGTCTTCTCCGGCATCAAACCGTCGGGCGACCTGCATCTGGGCAATTACCTGGGTGCAATCAAGCATTTCGTCGAGATGCAGGAGGCAGGCAGCCACGAGACCGTCTATTGCATGGTGGACCTGCATGCGATCACCGTCTGGCAAGACCCCGCCGATCTCCAGCGGAGTACGCGTGAGCTTTGTGCCGGGTTCATCGCCAGTGGCGTCGATCCTGAAAAGAGCATCCTGATCAATCAGAGCCAAGTGCCGGAACACGCGCAGTTGGCTTGGGTGTTCAACTGTGTCGCGCGGATGGGCTGGATGGGTCGGATGACCCAGTGGAAGGACAAAGCGGGTAAAAACGCCGAAGCCGCGTCGCTCGGGCTCTTTGCATATCCAGCCCTGATGGCCGCCGATATTCTCGTGTATCACGCAACGCATGTGCCGGTGGGCGAGGACCAGAAACAGCACCTAGAACTGACCCGCGACATCGCGACGAAGTTCAACCATGATTTCGGCGTCGATTTCTTCCCGATCACCGAGCCGGTGATCGAAGGCGCGGCCACGCGGGTGATGAGCCTCCGCGATGGGTCGAAGAAGATGTCGAAATCGGCTGGCGCCGACGCGTCCTGTATCTACATGACCGATGATGCCGACGCGATTGCCAAGAAGATCCGCAAAGCGAAGACGGACCCCGATCCACTGCCCGACAATATGGATGGGTTGGCTGAGCGGGCAGAGGCGCGGAACCTGGTGAATATCTATGCCGCCTTGGCCGAGATTGAGCCGCAAGCCGTTCTCGATATGCATGCCGGATCGCTCTTTGGGCATTTCAAAGCCGCCTTGGCCGATGTGGCGGTGGCGAAGCTTTCCCCGATTGCGCGCGAGATGGCGCGCCTGATGGATGATCCCGCCGAGATCGACCGGATTCTCGGGCGTGGCGCGGAGCGCGCACGCGAGATCACGGTGCCGATTTTGGAGCAGACCTATGACATCGTGGGCATGATCCGAAGCTGA
- a CDS encoding branched-chain amino acid aminotransferase, with protein sequence MATGSNIKTYFDGAWHDGDVPIMRAADHGSWLGTTVFDGARHVDGLAPDLMAHCERVNRSAAALMITPTVSAEEMVKITWEGLKRYPKGTPIYIRPMYWGIDGGHMGIVPKDGAAGFAICLEEIPMATPDAASRLTTTQFHRPVLADNVTNAKAGCLYPNNARMLGEAMSKGYDNALVADVMGNVAETATANIFMVRDGVVFTPIANGTFLSGITRARHIKNLRADGYTVREEVLSFQNFREADEVFMSGNLNKVTPVTEFDGTHYQIGPVTRKARELYWDWAHSAGQ encoded by the coding sequence ATGGCAACCGGCAGCAATATCAAAACCTATTTCGATGGCGCTTGGCATGATGGGGATGTTCCGATTATGCGCGCCGCCGATCATGGATCCTGGCTGGGCACCACCGTGTTTGATGGCGCGCGCCATGTGGATGGGCTCGCCCCCGATCTCATGGCCCATTGTGAGCGGGTCAACCGCTCGGCAGCTGCTCTGATGATCACGCCGACGGTAAGCGCGGAAGAGATGGTCAAGATCACCTGGGAGGGGTTGAAACGCTACCCCAAAGGCACGCCGATCTACATTCGCCCGATGTATTGGGGGATCGATGGCGGGCATATGGGGATCGTTCCCAAGGACGGAGCCGCCGGCTTTGCCATCTGCCTGGAAGAAATTCCGATGGCCACGCCCGATGCCGCGTCACGCCTGACGACGACCCAATTTCACCGGCCTGTTTTGGCCGATAACGTCACCAATGCAAAGGCTGGCTGCCTCTATCCCAACAACGCCCGAATGTTGGGCGAAGCGATGTCGAAAGGCTATGACAACGCCTTGGTCGCCGATGTGATGGGCAATGTGGCCGAGACGGCGACCGCCAATATTTTCATGGTTCGGGATGGCGTGGTCTTCACGCCGATTGCCAATGGCACCTTCCTGAGCGGGATCACCCGCGCGCGGCATATCAAGAACCTACGCGCCGATGGCTATACCGTGCGTGAAGAGGTGTTGAGTTTTCAGAACTTCCGGGAGGCCGATGAGGTGTTTATGTCGGGCAATCTCAACAAGGTGACGCCCGTCACCGAGTTTGACGGCACCCATTACCAGATCGGCCCGGTCACCCGAAAGGCGCGTGAGCTTTATTGGGACTGGGCCCACTCAGCCGGCCAATAG
- a CDS encoding NifU family protein, with translation MFIQTESTPNPATLKFLPGQTVLEMGTADFPSAETADKSPLASRVFAVEGVTGVFFGTDFVTVTKAEAVEWDHVKPAILGAIMEHFQSGAPVMDGEGGGTGGHAEHDGEDAEIVGQIKELLDTRVRPAVAQDGGDITFHGFDRGVVYLHMQGACAGCPSSTLTLKMGIENLLRHYIPEVLEVRPVAV, from the coding sequence ATGTTCATCCAAACCGAATCGACCCCAAACCCTGCGACGCTCAAATTCCTGCCCGGCCAGACCGTGTTGGAGATGGGAACAGCGGATTTCCCAAGCGCGGAGACGGCGGACAAATCGCCACTGGCCAGCCGGGTTTTCGCAGTGGAAGGCGTCACCGGCGTGTTCTTCGGCACCGATTTCGTGACGGTCACCAAGGCCGAGGCCGTGGAATGGGATCATGTGAAACCCGCTATCCTCGGCGCGATCATGGAGCATTTCCAATCTGGCGCACCGGTGATGGATGGCGAAGGTGGCGGCACCGGTGGCCATGCCGAGCATGATGGTGAAGACGCGGAGATTGTCGGCCAAATCAAAGAGTTGCTTGACACGCGCGTGCGCCCCGCCGTGGCGCAGGATGGCGGTGACATCACCTTCCATGGCTTTGACCGGGGTGTGGTGTATCTTCATATGCAAGGCGCTTGCGCCGGGTGCCCCTCTTCCACGCTGACTCTGAAAATGGGCATCGAGAACCTGCTGCGTCATTATATTCCTGAAGTGTTGGAGGTCCGCCCTGTCGCGGTCTGA
- a CDS encoding YdeI/OmpD-associated family protein has product MRQHMGKELYYTVVVLPVDLEPHLPFDRFPRLRVEGEVDGVPIEGTFMPGGGYFYLMTPRKLLKKLGKEVGDEVTVDFGVADQDAVHMPPELAEALDDAPDLAEIWNSWTPGKRRGYVHRVTSAKAAATKAKRVAEILDLLAG; this is encoded by the coding sequence ATGCGACAGCACATGGGCAAAGAGCTGTATTACACCGTCGTGGTCCTGCCCGTCGATCTTGAGCCGCACCTGCCCTTTGATCGATTTCCGCGGCTGCGGGTCGAGGGGGAGGTGGATGGCGTGCCGATCGAGGGCACATTCATGCCCGGCGGCGGCTATTTCTACCTGATGACCCCGCGCAAACTTCTGAAAAAGCTTGGCAAAGAGGTTGGGGACGAGGTGACGGTCGATTTTGGCGTCGCCGACCAAGATGCAGTGCATATGCCGCCCGAATTAGCCGAGGCGTTAGACGACGCGCCCGATTTGGCCGAGATCTGGAACAGTTGGACGCCGGGTAAACGCCGCGGCTATGTCCATCGGGTGACAAGCGCCAAGGCCGCGGCAACGAAGGCCAAACGGGTAGCGGAAATCTTGGATCTATTGGCCGGCTGA
- a CDS encoding BMP family lipoprotein, giving the protein MSLMKSLLGAAAATALTATAVLADGPALVFDLGGKFDRSFNEAAFNGAQVWADETGGEYREIELQSDAQREQALRRLAEAGSNPIVMAGFAFGSTLETIAPDYPDTTFVIIDSVVDQPNVQSIIFQEHEGSFLVGMLAGMASESGTVGFVGGMDIPLISRFGCGYAQGVVAANPDATVIANMTGTTPAAWNDPVRGGELTRGQIAQGADVVYAAAGGTGVGVLQTAADEGILSIGVDSNQNGIHPGQVLTSMLKRVDVAVYNAFTAGTDIEPGLVVLGLAEDGVGYALDENNAELITEEMMAAVDAAREQIIAGEITVHNFSDDGTCPVAMQ; this is encoded by the coding sequence ATGAGCTTGATGAAATCATTGCTTGGCGCAGCTGCGGCAACGGCGCTGACCGCGACGGCGGTTTTGGCCGATGGCCCAGCCCTGGTCTTTGACCTTGGCGGCAAGTTTGACCGCTCGTTCAACGAAGCCGCGTTTAATGGCGCACAGGTCTGGGCCGATGAGACCGGTGGCGAATATCGCGAAATCGAACTGCAGTCGGATGCACAGCGCGAGCAGGCGCTCCGCCGCTTGGCCGAAGCCGGGTCCAACCCGATTGTGATGGCTGGTTTTGCCTTTGGTTCGACCTTGGAAACCATTGCGCCCGACTATCCGGATACCACCTTCGTGATCATCGACAGCGTGGTGGATCAGCCCAATGTGCAGTCGATCATCTTCCAAGAGCATGAAGGCTCGTTCCTGGTCGGCATGCTGGCCGGGATGGCCTCGGAAAGCGGCACCGTGGGCTTTGTTGGCGGTATGGATATCCCGCTGATCTCGCGCTTTGGCTGCGGCTATGCCCAGGGCGTCGTGGCGGCGAACCCCGACGCGACCGTGATTGCGAACATGACCGGCACGACCCCTGCGGCCTGGAACGACCCGGTGCGTGGCGGTGAATTGACCCGTGGTCAGATCGCGCAAGGCGCCGATGTGGTTTATGCCGCTGCCGGTGGCACCGGTGTCGGCGTTCTGCAGACCGCCGCTGACGAAGGCATCCTGTCGATCGGCGTGGACTCGAACCAAAACGGCATCCACCCCGGTCAGGTTCTGACCTCGATGCTGAAGCGCGTTGATGTGGCCGTCTATAACGCCTTCACCGCTGGCACCGATATCGAGCCCGGTCTCGTGGTTCTGGGCCTGGCCGAAGATGGCGTCGGCTATGCGCTGGATGAGAACAATGCCGAGTTGATCACCGAAGAGATGATGGCCGCCGTGGACGCGGCACGTGAACAGATCATCGCGGGCGAGATTACGGTGCATAACTTCTCTGATGACGGCACCTGCCCGGTGGCAATGCAGTGA
- a CDS encoding universal stress protein, protein MRKFLVVLDDTRECLNAMRFAAMRAAHTGGGVEILSVIPPDEFNHWIGVGEMMRAEARERIEAHFNVFAKWMRDRQGVDPELVIREGEPETEILAQVRDDPEIGVLVLGAGTGKGGPGPLVTALTKSAGTLPVPMTIVPGEMSKEQLEQIT, encoded by the coding sequence ATGCGCAAGTTTCTAGTGGTGCTTGATGACACCCGCGAATGCCTGAACGCGATGCGGTTCGCCGCGATGCGGGCCGCCCATACCGGCGGCGGTGTGGAGATATTGTCGGTGATCCCACCCGATGAGTTCAACCACTGGATTGGCGTGGGCGAGATGATGCGCGCCGAGGCCCGCGAGCGGATCGAGGCGCATTTCAACGTCTTCGCCAAGTGGATGCGCGACCGGCAGGGCGTGGACCCGGAGTTGGTCATTCGGGAGGGCGAGCCGGAGACCGAGATTTTGGCGCAGGTGCGCGATGATCCCGAGATCGGCGTATTGGTCCTGGGGGCGGGCACCGGCAAAGGCGGGCCCGGGCCGCTTGTGACCGCGTTGACGAAAAGTGCGGGCACTTTGCCTGTCCCGATGACGATTGTGCCCGGTGAGATGTCAAAAGAGCAGTTGGAACAAATCACCTGA
- the tsaB gene encoding tRNA (adenosine(37)-N6)-threonylcarbamoyltransferase complex dimerization subunit type 1 TsaB, translating to MAFDTSAAHCAAALVSGAQILATRQEAMKKGQAEALMPLIQEMMAGQGVAPSDLTAIGVGIGPGNFTGLRIAVSAARGLALGLGIPAIGVSSFEMMREMAGATDASAELVSLPGPRNTAYLQLFRAGVTDGAATQADPEESLDHLDLPDGVRVLGHDAAGIAEQLGNGAVAHPAELIDIAEPLARIAMSKFIAGGPHPRPAPLYVRPADAAPSRHAAPVILA from the coding sequence CTGGCGTTTGATACATCGGCCGCGCATTGCGCGGCCGCTCTCGTCTCGGGCGCGCAGATTTTGGCCACACGCCAGGAGGCGATGAAGAAGGGCCAGGCAGAGGCCCTGATGCCGCTGATCCAAGAGATGATGGCGGGCCAGGGCGTCGCGCCAAGTGATCTGACCGCAATTGGCGTCGGCATCGGCCCGGGTAACTTCACGGGGTTGCGCATTGCGGTTTCGGCCGCGCGTGGGTTGGCGCTTGGGCTTGGCATCCCCGCGATTGGCGTCTCTAGCTTTGAAATGATGCGTGAAATGGCTGGTGCCACCGACGCAAGCGCGGAGTTGGTCAGCCTGCCCGGGCCACGCAATACCGCTTATCTACAACTCTTCAGAGCGGGTGTGACCGATGGTGCGGCGACGCAAGCCGACCCAGAGGAATCGCTCGACCATCTTGATCTGCCAGATGGCGTCCGTGTTCTCGGTCACGATGCAGCGGGGATTGCCGAGCAACTTGGCAACGGCGCTGTGGCGCACCCCGCCGAGCTGATCGACATCGCGGAACCGCTTGCCCGGATCGCCATGTCCAAATTCATCGCCGGCGGACCGCATCCGCGCCCTGCCCCGCTCTATGTTCGGCCCGCCGACGCCGCACCATCGCGGCATGCGGCCCCTGTGATCCTTGCATGA
- the rimI gene encoding ribosomal protein S18-alanine N-acetyltransferase yields the protein MTPNRLALIHAAAFDTQRPWTEAEFEALLASPSAHLFHHESGFLLLRLLPPDAEILTLAVAPEARRQGVGRHLVTEAMRFAQDAEASRMFLEVAASNAAARSLYERTGFVETGQRPDYYTLPDGGKDHAVMMEQAIGD from the coding sequence ATGACACCAAACCGACTCGCGCTGATCCACGCCGCCGCGTTCGACACGCAACGCCCTTGGACTGAAGCTGAATTTGAAGCGCTTCTGGCGTCGCCCTCGGCCCATCTCTTTCATCATGAGAGCGGCTTCCTGCTGCTCCGCCTTTTGCCGCCGGATGCGGAGATTCTGACCCTCGCAGTTGCACCAGAGGCGCGGCGGCAAGGCGTGGGGCGGCACCTCGTGACCGAGGCCATGCGTTTTGCGCAGGACGCAGAGGCCAGCAGAATGTTTCTTGAAGTCGCCGCCTCAAATGCCGCGGCCCGGTCGCTTTATGAGCGGACTGGGTTCGTCGAAACCGGGCAACGCCCAGATTATTACACTTTGCCAGATGGTGGCAAAGATCATGCCGTGATGATGGAGCAGGCAATCGGTGATTAA
- a CDS encoding VOC family protein — MPYTAPAGTRIGHIHLKVADLDRAIGFYQDVLGFELQQRYGDQAAFLSAGGYHHHIGLNTWSSKGGSPAPDGHTGLFHAAFLYPDRPALAQAVAQVRAAGVPIEGAADHGVSEAVYLSDPDGNGIELYRDRAPEDWPRGPDGALEMVNTRLDLQALLAEATFEDN, encoded by the coding sequence ATGCCCTATACCGCGCCAGCCGGGACCCGCATCGGCCACATACATCTGAAAGTTGCCGATCTGGACCGGGCCATCGGGTTTTACCAAGATGTGTTGGGGTTTGAACTGCAGCAGCGCTACGGCGATCAGGCAGCCTTTCTTTCGGCAGGCGGGTATCATCACCATATCGGGTTGAATACTTGGTCCAGCAAAGGCGGCAGCCCCGCCCCTGATGGGCATACCGGCCTCTTTCACGCGGCCTTTCTCTATCCCGATCGCCCAGCATTGGCGCAGGCGGTGGCGCAGGTACGCGCAGCCGGGGTGCCCATCGAAGGGGCGGCGGATCACGGGGTGAGCGAAGCGGTGTATCTCTCTGATCCCGATGGTAATGGGATCGAACTCTATCGGGATCGCGCGCCGGAAGATTGGCCGCGCGGCCCTGACGGCGCTCTCGAGATGGTCAACACGCGCTTGGACCTTCAGGCGCTTCTGGCGGAAGCGACCTTCGAAGACAACTAA